The window CTGGCGCCGTCCGAAATGTTGGGCGACCAGTACGCCGATTGTTTGGCCTAAATGAACAATAGGAACGCCCAAAAATGCGCGACAACGCTCCTCTCCCAAGCCTGGAATCACCAAATGATCCGGGTGGCGACGCGCATCGCGTAATCGCATATGTTCCTGCCGTTGACTGATGCGACCAACCAAGCCTTGGTCAATCGGAATCCGCAATTGACCAATCAATTCAGGCGCCAGTCCGTAGGTGGCCACCATCAAAAGTATTTGTCGCTTGTGATCGGCAAGAAAGAGTGTGCAAGCATCCGCGCCCACACTTTGGCCCAGCTCGACAATCAGGTGTTGCAAGGTCTCAGGTTGTCGTGCGACATCCTGAAGTTGCAGCACCCACCGTCGAAGCCGGAAAACCATTTATCGCCGCTCTTTTGTATGTTGAGACCGTATTCTGCGATGATGGCGTCGTCGACCAGAAGACCACTGGCGTTTTTGTTCTTGGACAAGTGCTGGCAACAACTCTCGCATCGCCGCACGATACACATCTCGCTTGAACGCCACCACATTCCGCACCGGGTACCAATAACTGACCCACTGGTACCCATCGAATTCGGGCTTCTCGTGGGTGTCGAAGCGCACTTGGTGTTCATCGGCGACGAGCTTGAGCAGAAACCATTTCTGCTTCTGGCCGATACAGGTCCTGTCTGTTCGCTGTCTGACGAGCCTGTCGGGCAACCGATAACGCAGCCATCCTTTGGTTTTGCCCAACAGTTTCACATGTTCAGGCTGCAGGCCGACCTCTTCATAAAGCTCACGATACATGGCTTGCTCAGGTGATTCCCCTTCGGCGATGCCGCCTTGCGGGAATTGCCAACTGTCTTGACCAAACCGCCGGCACCAAAAAACCTGTCCTGCGCCATTACAAATCACAATGCCAACATTAGGTCGAAAACCTTCTGCATCAATCACGGTGGTTTGATTCCTAGGTACGCTTTGCTTCATTCTTCCATAGTGACCGACTTGTCGCAATCAAGACAAGACGCACCACGCTCATTAAGCGTACACGTTGGGCGCCGAAAATCTCTGTCTTTTTTGTCTACTCCAGAGACAGCGTCACTTTGACCACACCTTACAAAAGCTGCCAGACATCATCCAAATCATCATCAACCAAGCGTTCCTTGCGAACGGATGGCGATGGCGACTCAAGCCGTCGATATTCAAACCGCTGGTAGCCCCGACCGTGCGCCACTCTTGCCTCAAGTTTGATGGTAAAGGATTCTGTTTGGGTTTGAACATGCACAGTATCTCCTTCCTTGTACGGCAAAGCAGGGGTGAGCACTGTGTGAGGCTGACCGACATGCGGCATCTCCGGTAATAACAAAGCCCGATGCTCGGCAACAGGTTCTTTTCGTTTTTGTTTTAACTTCAGAGTGATGGGTTCAGCGCTGGTGGACAAGGATTGTATCCCGACACACAATTTGGTGTCTTTCCATTGAATCCAGCGAATCACGCCAATACTCCATTTGCCTTGTGACGGATTGTCCGAGTCCATCTCGAACAACCCCACCACTTCATCCGTTTGTGTTTGCACCGGTGCTTCCTCATCAAAATAAATACCGTAGCCACTGGGACTCGAATCTCTGACTGTGACAGCTTTCATTTGATACAGTTTGGATACGGGTTTTTTTA is drawn from Gammaproteobacteria bacterium and contains these coding sequences:
- a CDS encoding RNA pyrophosphohydrolase; protein product: MIDAEGFRPNVGIVICNGAGQVFWCRRFGQDSWQFPQGGIAEGESPEQAMYRELYEEVGLQPEHVKLLGKTKGWLRYRLPDRLVRQRTDRTCIGQKQKWFLLKLVADEHQVRFDTHEKPEFDGYQWVSYWYPVRNVVAFKRDVYRAAMRELLPALVQEQKRQWSSGRRRHHRRIRSQHTKERR